In a single window of the Microbacterium sp. SL75 genome:
- a CDS encoding MFS transporter, translating to MTASTPAPDPRRWSALSVMLMGQFAALLDVSVTNVALPSIGRSTGAGPNELQWIVTGYVLAFALVPVIGGRLGDQRGRRRIFTIAVLGFVTASAAVGLAPNAGLLIAARVVQGLFGGMMGPQVSGFIQNAFPAWERGRAFGRLGLTVGAGTALGPVIAGLLISAGGPDIGWRLVFFINVPVGIAAVLLARRWVPADEPSPTASARQIDLLGALLLGGGVLCLLFPIVETGQGGGPVTLLLLLPAAGFLFALVRHEARLTKADAGPLLDLRLFRVRSFVTGVVFAVVFFCSNTGIPLVLALYYQNGLGFTALQSGLGVTAYAIGSVVGAPVAGRFVSRVGRPLLVGAVAVFTGVTIVLGLLVQSGADATDPVGVILRLCVPLFVLGVAGGAIVTPNQTLTLADVDPRRGGVAGGVVQTAQRVGSSIGQTVLGTTFALAVVGAAQATGPGDPAGDPGAFARALTLALAVSVVFSGSAILLSAVEVHRQRRH from the coding sequence ATGACGGCATCCACCCCCGCTCCCGACCCTCGCCGCTGGAGCGCGCTGTCGGTCATGCTCATGGGGCAGTTCGCCGCCCTCCTCGACGTCAGCGTCACCAACGTCGCCCTGCCCTCGATCGGGCGCTCCACCGGGGCGGGTCCGAACGAGCTGCAGTGGATCGTGACCGGTTACGTGCTCGCCTTCGCACTGGTCCCCGTCATCGGGGGACGGCTGGGCGACCAGCGGGGTCGGCGGCGCATCTTCACGATCGCCGTGCTCGGGTTCGTGACCGCCAGTGCGGCTGTCGGTCTGGCGCCGAACGCGGGGCTCCTCATCGCGGCCCGGGTCGTCCAGGGGCTGTTCGGCGGCATGATGGGCCCGCAGGTGTCGGGCTTCATCCAGAACGCCTTCCCCGCGTGGGAGAGAGGGCGGGCCTTCGGCAGGCTCGGCCTCACCGTCGGTGCGGGGACGGCGCTCGGTCCGGTGATCGCGGGTCTGCTCATCTCGGCTGGTGGCCCCGACATCGGTTGGCGGCTGGTCTTCTTCATCAACGTGCCGGTCGGGATCGCGGCCGTGCTGCTCGCTCGCCGGTGGGTTCCCGCCGATGAGCCGTCTCCCACGGCATCCGCTCGCCAGATCGATCTGCTCGGCGCGCTCCTGCTCGGCGGGGGTGTGCTGTGCCTGCTGTTCCCCATCGTCGAGACGGGCCAGGGTGGCGGCCCCGTGACGCTCCTGCTCCTGCTCCCCGCCGCGGGGTTCCTCTTCGCGCTGGTGCGGCATGAAGCTCGCCTGACGAAGGCGGATGCCGGGCCCCTGCTGGATCTGCGCCTGTTCCGCGTCCGCTCGTTCGTCACGGGTGTCGTCTTCGCCGTCGTCTTCTTCTGCAGCAACACCGGGATCCCCCTCGTGCTCGCGCTGTACTACCAGAACGGCCTCGGTTTCACCGCTCTGCAGTCGGGGCTGGGAGTCACGGCCTACGCCATCGGCTCGGTGGTGGGAGCACCCGTGGCCGGGCGCTTCGTCTCGCGCGTGGGCCGCCCGCTGCTCGTCGGCGCGGTCGCGGTGTTCACCGGGGTCACGATCGTGCTGGGGCTCCTCGTGCAGTCCGGTGCCGACGCGACCGACCCGGTGGGAGTCATCCTGCGCCTGTGCGTGCCCCTGTTCGTCCTCGGGGTCGCGGGTGGGGCGATCGTCACCCCGAACCAGACGCTGACCCTCGCCGATGTCGACCCCCGCCGAGGCGGCGTCGCCGGCGGAGTCGTCCAGACGGCTCAGCGGGTGGGATCGTCCATCGGACAGACGGTGCTGGGGACGACCTTCGCGCTGGCGGTCGTGGGTGCGGCGCAGGCTACGGGCCCCGGGGATCCGGCGGGGGACCCGGGCGCTTTCGCCCGCGCGCTGACCCTCGCCCTCGCGGTGTCGGTGGTGTTCTCGGGGTCGGCCATCCTGCTCAGCGCGGTCGAGGTGCACCGGCAGCGTCGCCACTGA
- a CDS encoding zf-TFIIB domain-containing protein translates to MTYRDPYDDTAQPICPSCGVTMHPLLEQGGGADECRECGFQLEWSAPGHVRDDDDDDRPRDRWADES, encoded by the coding sequence ATGACGTACAGAGACCCCTACGACGACACGGCGCAGCCGATCTGCCCCTCGTGCGGCGTGACGATGCACCCGCTTCTCGAGCAGGGCGGCGGCGCCGACGAGTGCCGCGAGTGCGGGTTCCAGCTGGAGTGGTCCGCCCCGGGGCACGTCCGCGACGACGACGATGACGACCGACCCCGCGACCGCTGGGCCGACGAGTCCTAG
- a CDS encoding thiolase family protein, translating into MPASFVYDAVRTPFARHGKAFADVRPDDLAATVMASVVERTGIDPARIEDVIFGDANQAGEDNRNVARFGALLAGFPSSVPGTTINRLCGSSLDAVIQGSRAIEVGDADVVLAGGVESMTRAPFVVEKSPRPFPAANQTMWNTSIGWRMTNPRLRADWTISNGESAEKLAEIYDISREQQDAFAARSHRLAAAAWAEGRFDDEIVQVEGHALARDEGIRDDSTAEVLAGLRPAFRKDGTVTAGNSSPINDGASAVLLGAEGILDAEPLARIAGRAAFGNDPDVFGVAPVEAANRALARAGKTWADVSFVELNEAFASQTLACAKLWTELDPARLNENGGAIAIGHPLGASGGRIIARAAHELKRRGGGVAVAAICIGVGQGLAVVLER; encoded by the coding sequence ATGCCCGCATCCTTCGTCTACGACGCCGTCCGCACCCCCTTCGCGCGCCACGGCAAGGCCTTCGCCGACGTGCGCCCCGACGACCTGGCGGCCACCGTCATGGCATCCGTCGTCGAGCGCACCGGTATCGACCCCGCGCGCATCGAAGACGTGATCTTCGGCGATGCGAACCAGGCGGGGGAGGACAACCGCAACGTCGCGCGTTTCGGCGCCCTCCTGGCGGGCTTTCCCTCGTCGGTGCCCGGGACGACGATCAACCGGCTGTGCGGATCGTCGCTGGATGCCGTGATCCAGGGCTCCCGCGCGATCGAGGTCGGCGATGCCGACGTCGTCCTCGCCGGCGGCGTCGAGTCGATGACCCGTGCCCCCTTCGTGGTCGAGAAGAGCCCGCGGCCCTTCCCCGCGGCGAACCAGACGATGTGGAACACCTCGATCGGCTGGCGCATGACCAACCCGCGTCTGAGGGCGGACTGGACGATCTCGAACGGCGAGAGCGCCGAGAAGCTCGCCGAGATCTACGACATCTCTCGAGAGCAGCAGGACGCTTTCGCCGCGCGCAGCCACCGTCTCGCTGCCGCTGCGTGGGCAGAGGGACGCTTCGACGATGAGATCGTGCAGGTCGAGGGGCACGCGCTCGCGCGTGACGAGGGCATCCGCGACGATTCGACCGCCGAGGTGCTCGCGGGTCTGCGACCTGCCTTCCGCAAGGACGGCACGGTCACGGCGGGGAACTCCTCTCCCATCAACGACGGGGCCTCGGCAGTGCTGCTGGGAGCGGAGGGGATCCTGGATGCCGAGCCCCTCGCGCGCATCGCGGGTCGGGCCGCATTCGGCAACGACCCCGATGTGTTCGGTGTCGCCCCGGTCGAGGCGGCCAACCGCGCCCTCGCCCGCGCCGGCAAGACCTGGGCCGACGTGTCGTTCGTCGAGCTCAACGAGGCATTCGCGTCGCAGACCCTGGCGTGCGCGAAGCTGTGGACCGAGCTCGACCCCGCCCGCCTCAACGAGAACGGGGGAGCGATCGCGATCGGCCACCCGCTGGGGGCCTCGGGCGGGCGCATCATCGCGCGCGCGGCGCACGAGCTGAAGCGCCGAGGCGGGGGTGTCGCGGTCGCCGCGATCTGCATCGGTGTCGGGCAGGGTCTCGCGGTCGTCCTGGAACGCTGA
- a CDS encoding 3-oxoacid CoA-transferase subunit B, whose translation MTTRISRRDLAARVASDIPEGAVVNLGIGAPTLVADYLPAGLEIVLHTENGMLGMGPAPERGRIDPDLINAGKQPVTALAGAAYFHHADSFAMMRGGHLDVCVLGAFQVSAGGDLANWSTGEPGAIPAVGGAMDLAIGAKDVYVMTDLLTKGGEPKLVAACSYPLTGVGCVSRVYTDHGVFDVTPDGFRVRELFGDNTHEEIESLLGLSLEA comes from the coding sequence ATGACAACTCGCATCTCGCGGCGCGATCTCGCCGCCCGCGTGGCATCCGACATTCCCGAGGGCGCGGTCGTCAACCTCGGCATCGGTGCTCCGACCCTGGTCGCCGACTACCTGCCGGCGGGACTCGAGATCGTCCTGCACACCGAGAACGGCATGCTCGGCATGGGCCCCGCTCCCGAGCGCGGGCGCATCGACCCCGACCTCATCAACGCGGGCAAGCAGCCGGTCACCGCGCTCGCGGGGGCTGCGTACTTCCACCACGCCGACTCGTTCGCGATGATGCGCGGCGGGCACCTCGACGTGTGCGTGCTGGGGGCGTTCCAGGTGTCGGCCGGCGGCGATCTCGCCAACTGGTCGACCGGCGAGCCCGGCGCCATCCCCGCGGTGGGCGGCGCCATGGACCTCGCGATCGGCGCGAAAGACGTCTACGTCATGACCGACCTGCTCACCAAGGGCGGCGAGCCCAAGCTCGTCGCCGCCTGCAGCTATCCCCTCACGGGCGTGGGCTGCGTGTCGCGGGTCTACACCGACCACGGCGTCTTCGACGTCACCCCCGACGGCTTCCGCGTGCGGGAGCTTTTCGGCGACAACACGCACGAAGAGATCGAGTCCCTGCTCGGTCTGAGCCTGGAGGCCTGA
- a CDS encoding 3-oxoacid CoA-transferase subunit A — protein sequence MIDKTVPDLASAVAGIADGATVMIGGFGRAGQPVELIDALIAHGARDLTVVNNNAGNGDTGLAALLAAGQVRKMICSFPRQSDSWVFDGLYRDGKVELELVPQGNLAERIRAAGAGIGGFFTPTGFGTQLAEGKETRRIDGRDYVLEYPIRADAALISARAADRWGNLVYRETARNFGPIMAAAAATTIVQVDEIVELGSLDPESVVTPGLYVDRVVAVGERAWLRDGAFVGGVDIEGRALASEEEK from the coding sequence ATGATCGACAAGACCGTCCCCGACCTCGCGTCGGCCGTCGCCGGGATCGCCGACGGCGCGACCGTGATGATCGGCGGCTTCGGCCGCGCGGGTCAGCCCGTCGAGCTGATCGACGCGCTCATCGCGCACGGCGCGCGCGATCTCACCGTCGTCAACAACAACGCGGGCAACGGCGACACCGGCTTGGCCGCGCTGCTCGCGGCCGGGCAGGTGCGCAAGATGATCTGCTCCTTCCCGCGCCAGAGCGACTCGTGGGTCTTCGACGGGCTGTACCGCGACGGCAAGGTCGAGCTCGAGCTCGTGCCGCAGGGCAATCTCGCCGAGCGCATCCGCGCCGCCGGCGCCGGCATCGGCGGGTTCTTCACCCCCACCGGCTTCGGGACGCAGCTCGCCGAGGGCAAAGAGACGCGGCGCATCGACGGCCGCGACTACGTGCTCGAGTACCCCATCCGTGCGGATGCCGCCCTGATCAGCGCCCGCGCCGCCGACCGCTGGGGCAACCTCGTCTATCGCGAGACCGCACGCAACTTCGGCCCCATCATGGCCGCGGCTGCGGCCACCACGATCGTTCAGGTCGACGAGATCGTCGAGCTCGGCTCGCTCGATCCCGAGTCGGTCGTCACCCCGGGGCTCTACGTCGATCGCGTGGTCGCGGTCGGGGAGCGCGCATGGCTCCGCGACGGCGCGTTCGTGGGCGGCGTCGACATCGAGGGCCGGGCTCTGGCATCCGAGGAGGAGAAATGA
- a CDS encoding IclR family transcriptional regulator domain-containing protein: MSDSGEFVQSLARGLEVIRSFDAENPALTLSDVARRADLTRAAARRFLQTLETLGYVRADGRVFSLTPRVLELGFSYLSALSLPALAQPHLERLSREVGESVSSAVLDGADIVYVARVPTRRIMSVGITIGTRFPAYATSMGRVLLAALPDADAREIVAASHPAPLTPRTRTDVDAIAVELEAVRAQGWALVDGELEEGLRSLAAPVHDRSGAVVAAVNISASSRGGADEWRERCLPALRAAAAEIDADLRLV, translated from the coding sequence GTGAGTGATTCGGGAGAGTTCGTCCAATCCCTCGCTCGCGGTCTTGAGGTGATCCGCTCCTTCGACGCCGAGAACCCGGCGCTGACCCTCAGCGACGTCGCCCGCCGCGCCGATCTGACCCGTGCCGCGGCCCGCCGGTTCCTCCAGACGCTCGAGACCCTGGGTTACGTGCGCGCCGACGGTCGGGTCTTTTCGCTGACGCCGCGCGTTCTCGAGCTCGGCTTCAGCTATCTCTCTGCGCTCTCGCTGCCGGCGCTGGCCCAGCCGCATCTCGAGCGTCTGTCGCGCGAGGTGGGGGAGAGTGTCTCGTCGGCCGTGCTCGACGGGGCCGACATCGTCTACGTCGCCCGCGTTCCCACGCGACGGATCATGAGCGTCGGCATCACGATCGGCACGCGTTTCCCCGCCTACGCGACCAGCATGGGGCGCGTGCTGCTCGCGGCGCTTCCCGACGCCGACGCGCGAGAGATCGTGGCCGCCTCGCACCCGGCCCCTCTCACCCCGCGCACGCGGACGGACGTCGATGCGATCGCCGTCGAGCTCGAGGCGGTGCGTGCTCAGGGGTGGGCTCTCGTGGACGGCGAGCTCGAAGAGGGGCTGCGCTCCCTCGCGGCGCCCGTTCACGACCGCTCCGGGGCGGTGGTTGCGGCGGTGAACATCTCGGCCAGTTCCCGCGGTGGCGCGGACGAGTGGCGAGAGCGGTGCCTGCCGGCACTGCGGGCCGCCGCGGCCGAGATCGACGCGGACCTTCGCCTGGTCTGA
- a CDS encoding M23 family metallopeptidase: protein MRRRSASETPVATLEAPAAEPQGADPAPVDADAASQSELIESVAAAVVGTVIAATIEPTLPPRAAAAAPAEQTPDAAASDALDVTVVDEQRRADDVAVILQSADGAVATTPVSLPTSPITLPVSRRSRRRPQASVILDSTADEAVAEPVVAAAEPAAARASKPLEQAAIEQPVAAAFPADDTVADEFATAARLFSFTGETPTQQAAPVTPAPEPVSEGLPAAAAPRTRRNVRRIAATSFSVGVMGVVGLLTVGMTMPVSAIASASGTDSITAPVADTATTRLAVGGDVASSDGAIQAYVAPAQSQAAVVDRADGYSATTYSKMAVDSGIKYPTNFYVNNPTSPIQWPFAVGVSISYGFGMRDGGFHEGADFVPGEGAPVQAIADGTVRIATEQGGAFGVTVLIDHVIDGQLVSSRYGHMQYGSLQVTPGEKVHVGQFLGRTGNTGRSFGAHTHVEILQNGTTPIDPIAWLRQHAGG from the coding sequence ATGCGCCGTCGCTCCGCGAGCGAGACCCCCGTCGCCACGCTCGAGGCCCCCGCCGCCGAGCCGCAGGGCGCCGACCCCGCCCCGGTCGACGCCGACGCCGCCTCTCAGTCCGAGCTGATCGAGAGCGTCGCCGCTGCCGTCGTCGGCACCGTCATCGCCGCGACCATCGAGCCCACGCTGCCGCCTCGCGCCGCCGCCGCGGCTCCCGCCGAGCAGACTCCGGATGCCGCGGCCTCCGACGCCCTCGACGTCACCGTCGTCGACGAGCAGCGTCGTGCCGACGACGTCGCCGTCATCCTGCAGAGCGCGGACGGCGCCGTCGCCACCACCCCGGTGTCCCTTCCGACCTCGCCCATCACTCTTCCCGTGAGCCGTCGGTCGCGCCGTCGCCCCCAGGCGTCGGTCATCCTCGACTCGACCGCCGACGAGGCTGTGGCCGAGCCGGTCGTCGCTGCCGCCGAGCCGGCCGCGGCGCGCGCGTCGAAGCCGCTCGAACAGGCCGCTATCGAGCAGCCCGTCGCCGCCGCGTTCCCCGCTGACGACACCGTGGCCGATGAATTCGCCACCGCCGCGCGCCTGTTCTCTTTCACCGGCGAGACGCCCACGCAGCAGGCGGCTCCCGTCACCCCCGCTCCTGAGCCGGTGTCGGAGGGGCTGCCCGCCGCGGCCGCTCCCCGCACCCGCCGCAACGTCCGCCGCATCGCCGCGACCTCGTTCTCGGTCGGCGTCATGGGCGTCGTCGGACTCCTCACCGTGGGCATGACCATGCCGGTCAGCGCCATCGCCTCGGCGAGCGGCACCGACAGCATCACCGCTCCGGTCGCCGACACCGCGACCACGCGTCTCGCGGTCGGCGGAGACGTCGCCTCGTCCGACGGGGCGATCCAGGCGTACGTCGCCCCGGCCCAGTCGCAGGCCGCGGTCGTCGACCGCGCCGACGGCTACAGCGCCACCACGTACTCCAAGATGGCCGTCGACTCGGGCATCAAGTACCCCACGAACTTCTACGTCAACAATCCGACGTCGCCCATCCAATGGCCCTTCGCGGTCGGCGTCTCGATCTCGTACGGCTTCGGCATGCGCGACGGCGGCTTCCACGAGGGTGCCGACTTCGTGCCCGGCGAGGGTGCGCCCGTGCAGGCGATCGCCGACGGCACCGTCCGTATCGCGACCGAGCAGGGTGGCGCCTTCGGGGTGACCGTGCTGATCGACCACGTGATCGACGGACAGCTCGTCTCGAGCCGCTACGGCCACATGCAGTACGGCTCGCTCCAGGTCACCCCGGGCGAGAAGGTGCACGTCGGCCAGTTCCTCGGACGCACCGGCAACACGGGTCGATCGTTCGGCGCGCACACGCACGTCGAGATCCTCCAGAACGGCACGACCCCGATCGACCCCATCGCGTGGCTGCGTCAGCACGCCGGCGGCTAA
- a CDS encoding inositol monophosphatase family protein yields MTSAADLLEIATRIAREAGELAHRRRREGVTVAATKSAAADIVTAADREVEAFIRAELARERPDDGFFGEESGAEEGTSGITWVVDPIDGTVNYAYGIPAWAVSIAAVEGTAETASWTALAGAVFNPVTGELFRASRGGGAWLGDQRLSVAEVGPAGGLVATGFGYNPETHGPALEQLSRVMPIARDVRRIGAASLDLASVAAGRVDAYYERGTQPWDHAAGALLVAEAGGVVGGAPGGRPGNGMVIAAGPEFYRRLEPLLDYER; encoded by the coding sequence ATGACTTCCGCAGCCGACCTGCTTGAGATCGCCACGCGTATCGCTCGGGAGGCCGGTGAACTCGCCCACCGTCGCCGTCGCGAGGGCGTGACGGTCGCCGCGACCAAATCGGCCGCCGCCGACATCGTCACCGCCGCCGACCGCGAGGTCGAGGCCTTCATTCGCGCGGAGCTCGCGCGAGAGCGTCCGGACGACGGCTTCTTCGGCGAGGAATCCGGGGCCGAAGAGGGAACGAGCGGCATCACGTGGGTTGTCGACCCGATCGACGGCACCGTCAACTACGCCTACGGAATCCCGGCCTGGGCCGTGAGCATCGCCGCTGTCGAGGGCACCGCTGAGACCGCGTCGTGGACCGCGCTCGCCGGGGCGGTCTTCAACCCCGTGACGGGCGAGCTCTTCCGTGCCTCGCGCGGTGGAGGTGCCTGGCTCGGCGACCAGCGCCTGTCGGTCGCCGAGGTGGGCCCCGCCGGGGGACTCGTCGCCACCGGTTTCGGGTATAACCCCGAGACCCACGGTCCGGCCCTGGAGCAGCTGTCGCGTGTCATGCCGATCGCCCGTGACGTGCGCCGTATCGGCGCGGCGTCCCTCGATCTGGCCTCGGTGGCCGCCGGTCGCGTCGACGCGTATTACGAGCGCGGCACGCAGCCGTGGGATCACGCCGCCGGCGCGCTGCTGGTCGCCGAAGCGGGCGGAGTCGTCGGGGGAGCGCCCGGCGGACGCCCCGGCAACGGCATGGTGATCGCCGCGGGGCCGGAGTTCTACCGCCGTCTCGAGCCGCTCCTCGACTACGAGCGGTGA
- a CDS encoding phytoene desaturase family protein, which produces MTASDSRRYDVVIVGGGHNALVAAAYLARAGRSVVVIERSDAVGGAAVSERPWAGVDARLSRYSYLVSLLPQKVIDDLGLRVDLRRRRYSSYTPDPADPTRGILVDTRDAEATAASFARTLGDADEAERFAAFGERLAPVARAVFPTMTEPLPTADELRERVGDDELWDALTTRPLSDLLRSSFDSDLVRGIALTDALIGTFASSDAPSLAQNRCFLYHVIGGGTGDWDVPVGGMGAVTAELERAAREAGAEIVTGVEVISISPDGDVHTMTDRSDVFHGDLVLSGVGRAVLDRLLTAGGAATTGAEEPEGAQVKVNMLLSRLPRLRDESVTPEAAFSGTFHVNETMTQLDAAHVAASGGLIPEPLPVEIYCHSLTDPSILGEELRASGAQTLTMFGLQVPHRLIADTDPVAAGARLLAAAQASLESVLAEPLRDCILRAPDGRLCIEARTTSDLEATLNMAGGDIFHGALSWPWLDAPADSPAARWGVATPHARVLLCGSSAQRGGAVSGIGGQNAAMAALEILGR; this is translated from the coding sequence ATGACCGCTTCGGATTCTCGCCGGTACGACGTCGTCATCGTGGGGGGCGGGCACAACGCCCTCGTCGCCGCGGCCTACCTCGCCCGGGCAGGGCGCAGCGTGGTGGTGATCGAGAGATCGGATGCCGTGGGCGGCGCCGCCGTGTCGGAGCGCCCGTGGGCGGGTGTCGATGCGCGCCTGTCGCGCTACTCGTACCTGGTGAGCCTGCTGCCGCAGAAGGTCATCGACGACCTGGGTCTGCGCGTCGACCTGCGCCGCCGCCGCTACTCCTCCTACACACCCGACCCCGCCGATCCCACGCGCGGGATCCTCGTCGATACGCGGGATGCCGAGGCGACGGCCGCCTCGTTCGCGCGCACCCTCGGCGACGCCGACGAGGCCGAACGCTTCGCGGCGTTCGGCGAGCGCCTCGCCCCGGTGGCCCGGGCGGTCTTCCCGACGATGACCGAGCCGCTGCCCACGGCGGACGAACTGCGCGAACGCGTGGGCGACGACGAGCTGTGGGACGCCCTCACCACCCGCCCGCTCAGCGACCTGCTGCGCTCTTCCTTCGACAGCGATCTGGTGCGCGGTATCGCCCTCACCGACGCGCTCATCGGCACCTTCGCCTCGTCCGACGCCCCCTCCCTCGCGCAGAACCGCTGCTTCCTCTACCACGTGATCGGCGGCGGGACGGGAGATTGGGACGTCCCCGTGGGTGGCATGGGCGCGGTCACGGCCGAACTCGAACGCGCCGCTCGCGAAGCGGGGGCCGAGATCGTCACGGGGGTCGAGGTGATCTCGATCTCGCCCGACGGCGACGTGCACACCATGACCGACCGCTCCGACGTCTTCCACGGCGACCTCGTGCTCAGCGGGGTCGGCCGCGCCGTCCTCGACCGCCTGCTGACTGCGGGCGGCGCCGCCACGACGGGGGCGGAGGAGCCGGAGGGTGCGCAGGTCAAGGTCAACATGCTGCTCTCGCGGCTGCCCCGTCTCCGAGACGAATCGGTGACCCCCGAGGCCGCCTTCTCGGGCACCTTCCACGTCAACGAGACCATGACCCAGTTGGATGCCGCTCACGTGGCGGCATCCGGAGGGCTCATCCCGGAGCCTCTCCCGGTCGAGATCTACTGCCACTCGCTCACCGACCCGTCCATCCTCGGTGAGGAGCTGCGCGCGTCGGGCGCACAGACGCTCACGATGTTCGGCCTGCAGGTGCCGCACCGTCTCATCGCCGACACCGACCCGGTCGCCGCGGGAGCACGACTGCTGGCCGCCGCCCAGGCCTCGCTGGAGTCGGTGCTCGCCGAGCCGCTGCGCGACTGCATCCTGCGGGCGCCCGACGGACGGCTCTGCATCGAGGCACGCACGACCAGCGACCTCGAAGCCACGCTCAACATGGCCGGCGGCGACATCTTCCACGGCGCCCTGTCGTGGCCGTGGCTCGACGCGCCCGCCGACTCCCCCGCCGCGCGCTGGGGAGTGGCGACGCCGCACGCGCGGGTCTTGCTGTGCGGTTCGAGCGCTCAGCGCGGTGGAGCGGTGAGCGGCATCGGGGGTCAGAACGCGGCGATGGCGGCGTTGGAGATCCTCGGTCGGTGA